In Streptomyces alboniger, the following are encoded in one genomic region:
- the kdpA gene encoding potassium-transporting ATPase subunit KdpA, with product MSPVLAGVLQLLALIAALALAYRPLGDYMARVYSSKKHLRAEKWIYKAIGADPDAEMRWTAYLRGVLAFSAAGVLFLYLLQRLQGSLPGSLGFTSIDPDQAFNTAASFVANTNWQSYSGEQAMGHVVQTAGLAVQNFVSAAVGIAVAVALVRGFARSRTGELGNFWADLVRGVVRILLPVSVLGALVLVACGALQNFAGIHEVGQFLGGSQQWNGGAIASQEVIKELGTNGGGYFNANSAHPFENPNPISNLFEIFLILVIPFALTRTFGRMTGSLRQGYAILATMATIWLGFTALMMWTEFHHGGPAFDLAGGAMEGKETRFGIGGSSIFAVATTLTSTGAVNSFHSSYTGFGGGIELLGMQLGEIAPGGTGSGLYGMLIMAIIAVFIAGLMVGRTPEYLGKKIGTREIKLAACYILVTPALVLGFTAVSMALPTPKDSMLNSGAHGFSEILYAFTSGANNNGSAFGGLSADTNWFNTTIGLAMLLGRFLPMVFVLALAGSLAEQTPVPKTAGTLRTEKPLFTGLLVGTIMIITGLTYFPALALGPLAEGLAS from the coding sequence ATGAGCCCCGTCCTTGCCGGCGTGCTCCAGCTGCTCGCCCTGATCGCGGCCCTCGCCCTGGCGTACCGCCCTCTCGGCGACTACATGGCCCGCGTCTACAGTTCGAAGAAACACCTGCGCGCCGAAAAGTGGATCTACAAGGCCATCGGCGCCGACCCCGACGCCGAGATGCGCTGGACCGCGTACCTGCGCGGCGTCCTCGCCTTCTCCGCGGCCGGCGTCCTCTTCCTCTACCTGCTCCAGCGGCTCCAGGGCTCGCTGCCCGGCTCGCTCGGCTTCACGTCCATCGACCCGGACCAGGCCTTCAACACCGCGGCCTCGTTCGTGGCGAACACCAACTGGCAGTCGTACTCCGGCGAGCAGGCCATGGGCCACGTCGTGCAGACCGCCGGGCTCGCCGTACAGAACTTCGTCTCGGCGGCGGTGGGGATCGCCGTGGCGGTGGCACTCGTACGCGGCTTCGCCCGCTCCCGCACCGGTGAGCTGGGCAACTTCTGGGCCGACCTGGTGCGCGGCGTCGTCCGCATCCTCCTGCCGGTCTCCGTGCTCGGCGCGCTCGTCCTGGTCGCCTGCGGCGCCCTCCAGAACTTCGCCGGGATCCACGAGGTCGGCCAGTTCCTCGGCGGCAGCCAGCAGTGGAACGGCGGCGCGATCGCCTCCCAGGAGGTCATCAAGGAGCTGGGCACGAACGGCGGCGGCTACTTCAACGCCAACTCCGCCCACCCCTTCGAGAACCCCAACCCGATCTCGAACCTCTTCGAGATCTTCCTGATCCTCGTCATCCCCTTCGCGCTGACCCGCACCTTCGGCAGGATGACCGGCTCCCTCAGGCAGGGCTACGCGATCCTCGCCACGATGGCGACGATCTGGCTCGGCTTCACCGCGCTGATGATGTGGACCGAGTTCCACCACGGCGGCCCGGCGTTCGACCTGGCCGGCGGGGCGATGGAGGGCAAGGAGACCCGCTTCGGGATCGGCGGCTCGTCGATCTTCGCGGTGGCCACCACGCTCACCTCCACCGGCGCCGTGAACTCCTTCCACTCCTCCTACACCGGCTTCGGCGGCGGCATCGAGCTGCTCGGCATGCAGCTCGGCGAGATCGCCCCCGGCGGCACCGGCTCCGGCCTCTACGGCATGCTCATCATGGCGATCATCGCGGTGTTCATCGCGGGCCTGATGGTCGGCCGTACACCGGAGTACCTGGGCAAGAAGATCGGCACCCGCGAGATCAAGCTGGCGGCCTGCTACATCCTCGTCACCCCGGCGCTCGTCCTCGGCTTCACCGCCGTGTCGATGGCGCTGCCCACGCCCAAGGACTCGATGCTCAACTCCGGGGCGCACGGCTTCTCCGAGATCCTGTACGCCTTCACGTCCGGCGCCAACAACAACGGCTCGGCCTTCGGCGGCCTGAGCGCGGACACGAACTGGTTCAACACCACGATCGGGCTCGCCATGCTGCTCGGCCGCTTCCTGCCGATGGTGTTCGTCCTCGCGCTCGCCGGTTCGCTGGCCGAGCAGACTCCGGTCCCCAAGACCGCGGGCACCCTGCGCACCGAGAAACCGCTCTTCACCGGGTTGCTGGTCGGCACGATCATGATCATCACCGGTCTGACCTACTTCCCCGCGCTCGCGCTGGGACCGCTTGCCGAGGGGCTGGCGTCATGA